The stretch of DNA CATCAGCCAGGAATTCAGATTGAACTGCCGGCGGAATGATGTAAATCCGTGATCCGACATGACCATCAACAGGGTGTTTTCGTCCGCCTTCTCCATGGCTTGGCCAATGGCACGGTCGAGTTTGCCATAAAGTTCCGGTATGAAATCGCCATGCTGGTCGGCGAGCTCTTGCGAATAGGCGGGATGCTCGCGATCGCGGGTCCGCCAAAAGACGTGCGAGTTCAAATCGAGCGACGAAAAGTAAAAGAACAGAAACCCATCCTCGAAACGTTCTAGTTCGTGCTCAAAAAACCGCATCCGTTCCTCGATCACGAATGTCGATTGCTGGCGGTATTCATCAGGAGTCAAAATCCCAGCCGACAGCGCGCTGGTATCTTCGATCATGCCTTGCGTATAGAAGTATCCCATCTCCCGCACAAGTCGCTGAGCATAATCGGGTGGAGTCGAAATCGGCATGGAGGAATCAGAGGGATCAATATTCACCGGCGAGACATACAAACCGAATCCGTCCTGGGCTTTCTTCAGCAAAACACGGCAGATTCCCGAGACTTCCACCACGTGCGGCAGCATCGGAAATTTGACCACGATCCAATCACTCCATTCGCCTTCTCGGAGCAGCACCTCCGCATCGGGAAAAACGATCTTCGCCAACGGCCGCTGAGGATCCAAATAGACTTGAAACGGAACTTCCGAACTGGTCTCCTCGGCCAGGAACGAATTCACCGGTCCCTTCAGAGAGCATTCCACAACATGATCTCGCACGGCCACCTTTTGGATGTTTCCGCCCGGCACGTCACGCGTCCGTTGCCGCGAATGATCCGTGAAATAGCTAAACGTGCCATACCCGCCTTGCAGATCGGGGGTTCCCATTCCCGAGAGTGTGGTGGCATCTGAATCAGTGGCTGGAAAATTAGCGGGCACACGAAAAATGGTGCAAGGGACACCCGAATCCTGCAAGTCGTTCCAAAACGTCTTTCCTTGGCGACGGTTTTCAATCCGCCCCGGAGAAAGCGGGACCTGCCAACCTCCCAAGGAGAGCATGCCCGAAGCGGGCTCTGGTTGAGCCGTGGAGTGAAACGGCTGCATCGTCTTCGGATCACGGGCAATGAAATCAAAAATCCCATGTCCGCCGGGATTCGTCCCCGAAATGAAATTGGACCAAGCCACCGGACTTTGCGGGGGATCGCAGGTTTGTAAGTTCCCAAAAGAACCCGCTTCCATCAAACGTTGACAATTCGGCATCCGCCCCTCAGCGACGAATTGCTCCAACAACTTCGGATCCATGCCATCCACGCCGAGCACAATCATCCGCTCGACGGGTGCATCGGTCCCTGCCCCACCTGTGGAGTCACCAGGGCGTGTGGATTTACCGCAACCAGCAACCAACGCCGCCGAAGCCGCGGCTTGCAAAAAACGGCGACGGGAAACAGCGGCAGCGGTTTGTTCGGATGGTGTTGTCATGCGGTCACCTCCACGGAAGAGACGTTAGATTCTGCAGTCTCGACTGTCGGCAACTGTGGCTTGCCGTTCCTTGTCAACGCTTTCCCATCCATGTACGGCGGTACCGGGACTCCGAATAAATTCAGAATCGTCGGTGCCAAGTCTGTGATCGCGGGTTTCTCGTCGCTGAATTGTTGGTTGGAGAGAAACACGCCGGGGACCAGCTGCGGATCGACACAATGATCGCCGCTCCAATAACGTGTGTTGTCGTAAAACATCGGTCCCTCGCTGCCCCCAACGGCCGTCTCCCACGAGACACGATATCCTTTTTCAAAGCCCACAATCAGATCCGGACCGTTGTCGACATACGAACCCGAATAGACCTGTCGACTGTCATAGACTTCGCGAATCGCGCGGCATTGTTTTTCGTCATCCATCATGTGTCGCAAGGCATCGGCAATTTCCGTACGCAACTCCGCCGCCTGTTCGGCTGGGACACATCCCTTCGACTCCCGCCCTACTCGATTCAGATAGATCCCATTGAGCCCTAGAGAATAAGCACGGGTTCGCGACCAGTCGACGCCGGCAAAGTAATCACCGGGCGTCGCCGATTCGTCCATCACGAGATAGCCCTTTTCGCGCAGCCAATAATTGAGATTCATCGCGCGACTGAAATCACAGAAACCATGGTCGGAGAGGACCATCAAGACCGTGTCTTCATCGATCGAATCGCGCACGCGCCCGACCAGACCGTCCATCCGCTCGTACATGTCATCAAGCACGTGCGCGTGACGGTCGGAATCTTTACCTTCGTTCGCTGGATGGTCTTTGCGATTGTGGCGATAAAACATGTGCTGAATTCGATCGGACCCGTCAAACACACACATGCACAATCCGCGCCGCGTCCGTTTGAGTGCGTCGAAGAACATCGTCTCGCGTTCGGCATGGATGTCGTAGGCCTGGTCCAGAAACGCCTGTTCGTCGATGGCGCCGGAATTCAAAGCCCACATATCTTCGGCCAAGCCGAGTGTGGCAAACGAAGAGTGCAATTTGCCGAGATACAGCGAATAGTACAGCGGTGCGGAGATCGGCATCGCCGGCCGTTCCGGATCGAGGTTGATCGGCGTGACATACAACCGAAAATCCGGTGAGGCTGATTCCAAGCGAAACCGGCAAATCCCGTGCACTCTCTTCAGCCACCCGCACCGAAACGTCAGGTGGACCCATTCAGAATATTCCCCGGGTCGCAGATGAATGGTCTGGCCCGATATCGTGGCATCGACACCATCGTCTTTGGGACGCCGTTGGATGATCAAGGGAAGCGTCAATTCCGCAGGTTGACGTCCCGCCTCATTCGGAGGTCCACTGAGACTCGTTTCGATCCGGTTGTTCGCCTCAGTCACATGAATCCAGACGCCGCCGGTCGAGTCTTTGCACTCCGTCTCGTTCGACGAATACATGGTGAACGTGCCTTGCGTGCCCCGTAAATCGGGAGTGCACATCGCCGAGAGCGTCAGGCCGAAAAACTTCTCGGGCGGAAAGGTAATCGGCACGCGAAGGATCGTGCTGAAAATCCCGTATTTGCCTAGCACTCGCCAAAAGGGTTGATTCTTACGCAGCAAGCGAATTCCCGATCCCCCCAGACCAATCTTAGACAGCAGACTCGTCTTGCCTGCCGAGGTCACTTTCGCTGAGGATAATTCGGGCAGATAGCTGCGTAGGTCACGGTTTAGAAAGTCAAAGATATTATGCTTGCCCGGATTGACGCCGGTCATGAACGAAGACCAAGCCACGGGAGAAATGGGCGGCAATGTCGTTCCCAGCTCGGAGAACGTTCCCTCATCTTTGAGGGCTTTGAAATTGGGGAGCCGGCCTTCGTCGATCAACCGCCGCACACGCTCAGGGTCCAACCCGTCCAGACCGACCACGACGACCCGCGAGACACCACCGGACACGCCGCTGCGGATCCGGCGCACCCATTGCGTTACAAATCGGATCGGCCAAGTCGCCAGCGAGATCAACAACAGACCAATCGCGGCGAACAGAACCAAGAATGAACTCAGAAATGTGAAGCCGGCACCGGGACCGATATACGCCAAATTCGGCGCAAGCACAGGCGCTGCTGTGGCAATCATTTCGTAGAACGTGGGAATCATCGGCTCGCACCATCACTCTTCAAGAGACTCGACATGATCTGCGAAGCCTCGATAATCATCAACAATTCCTGATCATTGCCACGCTCCGAATCGCCGACAAGTCGTTGGGTCCTGCGCAGCAAGTCCATATCTTGTATACCTTTACTGCCACGCAAACACAAGGACGCCTCCCCTTCAATGGCAAAGCGAGACCGCTAACTAGAATACGCCCTCAGAGAGATATTCGTTGGGCTTGTTTAGTTGACCGTCACACTGAATTCCAAGGGATAGCCTGCCCAGCACCCTACTGGAAAAGGTCTTCCTGCCCCTTTTACCACCGCATTGACTCACCGAGATTTTGTGGCGACTGGCCGATTCTCCATTTCCCGGATTGGCTATCGACTCCCTTTTCTCAAGGCTGCTTCGATCTGGCGGATTTGTTGCGTGGGACGTGGATCGTCCGGACGGATTTTCTGAGCCTCGCGCAGCTGGTGAATACCGTCTGCGTATTGTTGGTTTTGGACCAGCATCAGTCCCAGGTTGAATCGCGTTTCGAATGATTTCGGGTTGAGCGTAATCGCCCGCAGGCCAATTTGGATGCCTTTGGCAGGCTGTCCCGTTTGCGCGAGGACCATCATCAGATTCTCATGCGCAGCGACATTACGGGGATCAACTTCGATTGCCTTCTCCAGGTAACCAACTGCCTCCTTGGGTCGCTGTAACCTCGCCAGCAGATGTCCCAAATAAACGTTCGCAGCGACCGAATCGGGCGCGAGTCGCAGTGCTTCACGAAACTCGGAAATCGCCTCCTCATATTTCCCCAGTCGCCCCAACACATTGGCTAACTCCAAATGCCCCGCGGGGTCATCGGGGTTGGCTTTGATGAATTCACGAAAATTCGCCTCTACCTCTTCGAATTTGCCCTGGGTTGCCAGAACACCGCCCAGTTTAAAATAGGCGCTGACAAAGTCAGGCCGCCGCGCCAGCACGGATCGATAGACCGTCACGGCCTCCTCGTGGCGCCCCGCATCAGCCAGAAGATCGCCGAGCCTTAAGTCGGCCTCCGGATAATCCTCCGTGGCATCTGCAATCTCTTGAAGCAGAACCATGGCCTCTTCCTGATGCCCCTCGGCGACGATGTGTTTGGCTTCTTCGAATTTTGAAACAAAGGGCACCATGTCTTTGACATCGATGAGCGATTGGTCGGTCGTCACAACGGCATCCTCCTCAGAGGATGTCCCGCCAGCCACATACCCCAATGATCTTAAATTCGCCACATCTTGTTCCGACAGATCCACTTCGCCAGCTTGAGTCCGCTGGAACGATTCAAGCATGTTGGTCAAAAGGGCTTGCAATCGATTGGCTTCTTCGCCGACGGTATCGAACAGATTATTGAGTTCTTCGGGATCTTCTTCCAGATTGTAGAGTTCGGGCCGCGTGGATTGGATGTACTTCCATTGCTCAGAAATCACCGTTCGTGGCGGGCACCAACGATTCATGTAATACGGCATTTCCGACTCGGCATAACAATCTTGTGACTCGATCGACTCGCCCTTCAAGGCCGGAAGCAAGCTCCGGCCGCTCATACGTTCTGGTGCCGGGATCTCTAAAACGTCGAGCAGTGTCGGCATGATATCAACAAGCGACACAACTTCCCTGACACGCGTCCCCGGTTTTACAAACTGCGGGCCGGCAAACGCAAAGGGGACATGCACGGTCGTGTTATAAACCAGCATGCCATGCTCGTATTCACCATGATCATCCAGCCCTTCCCCGTGATCGCCGGCAACAACAACCAAGGTATTTGATTCCAGGCCGTTCTCTTTAAGAAACTCATTCACACGGTCGAATTGCTGGACTTCCCAAGCCACTCCGGCATCGTACGGTTTATTCGCAAATCGATCCTGATAAACTTCCGTAAAGGGATCGTACGGACCGTGCGCGTCATACAGGTGAATCCAGCAAAAGAACGGCTCAGCGGTGCGTAGTCCCAACCACTCCAGAGCCAAGTCCACGACTTCTTCTCCATCGCGCCGCGCGACGCCATAGCTCCGCGTTCGAGACAACATCTTGGCCGGGGCGTCGTCGTAATTATCGAATCCACGATTCAGACCGAACTGTGCTCCCAAGACCGGGGCAGCGGCGATAAAGGCGCCGGTCTGATAGCCATGTTCTTGAAGGATTTCCGGCAGCAGTGGAATCTCACTCGCCAATGCGCCCGCCCCGTTCACGCGCAAGCCATGTTCAGGTGGATAGAGGCCCGTCAACATCGTCGTGTGCGACGGCAAGGTAATCGGCGCCGGCGCGTAGGCCTGCTCAAACAACACGCCCCGCTTGGCAAAGTCATCGAAGGCGGTTGTCAGTCCCTGCTCATAACCGTAGGCCCCCAGGTGGTCCGCCCGCGTCGTGTCGAATGTGACAAGAATGATATTCGGACGAGGAGATTTCCAATACCACCGCAGTCCTCCCGCCCCCACCAAAACGAGGAGTGCGCAAGCGACAATCCACATTCGACGAGAGAAAAACGATTTGCCCCTCATAACGTAAACCTCAGTCTATATCAGCAAAAGTTCCTCGTGGGGCACGCGACGGCGCAGAAGCTTGGCCACCAAGCAGGTCGCAACATCAAAGCGACCGTAGGGAGATTTAACCAATCATCGGAAAGCTAAAGTATAAGTGATCCAGGGGGGGAAATCCTAGTCCCGAACCAACGGAACCATTTCCCCGATCCACACAATGGAACCTACGCAGGTTCTTGTTGATTTCGCAAACTTTTTGCTGTGTCTGCTCCACAACTTTGCAAATTCCACGGCAGCGACATCGCTCCCATCCATGTAGTCAACGCAAGCGAGACACTCTGCTCTCAGTACGCGACAGATCTGCTCCAACCCTGCAATGCCCCTGAGCCCCAACCAGCACAATCGGCAGCGATGACTTTTTCCGTGGCTTTGACAAAACCGGACCACTCACTGCTGACCAGTCTGCGCGCCCCCTACGGTTGCTCGCTTAAAATGGAAACTGCTGATCCGTTTCAGAGTCGGCCAATTCAACCAGAAAGCCAGAGAGTCGCTCGACGACACCCTCCACAAGCCGCCGCCCCTTGTCGGCGGTCGCGGGGTGCGGGTTTCCTGACCCGGTGTTGGTTGTCAATAAATCCCAGCGGCGAGTGATGCTAACCCATCCACGATTGACCGCATCAAAGCGTGTGGGATTGACCGCACCGTCATCCGCCTCAATTGCTCCAGTATCAGGATCGGTGGCGACCAAATCAGCGAAGTAGGCCAAACCGATCGCCGTTTCCATCTCCCCAGCGTGGTCACCCGCTTCGGTGAAGATATCTTTTTGCAGATCAGCTGAGATCCCACGAAACCAATCGCACAAAAACAAATGCGCGGGCGTCTGACCATGCAATTCCCGCAATAGCGGCTTGAATTCATTGCCGCCATGACTGTTGAGGATCACGATCTTGTGCACGCCGTGATTGACAAGCGACTGGACCAAATCGGTGATAACCAGCCCCAAAGTCGAGGGATTGAGATTCATCGACAAGTGAAACGCGGATTGGTTGGTTTCGGTCCCGTAGGGAATCGCCGGCAGCATCACAACACGCACTCCGCGCTGAAAAGCCGCCTCACAAGCCAAACCGCCAATGACTTCCGACTCCAGCGTGTCGGTCCCGTAAGGCAGATGCAAATTGTGCGGCTCCGTTGCCCCCATCGGTAAGACAGCAACGTCGTAGTGATGATCTTTGACAAAGCCGTAATTGACTTCCGAAAGAATCCACGGTCGCATATTCGGCCTCGTGCGTTTGTTGGTTACCAAAAGCAAAACGGTACTTCACAAGGCATCGTTGCCCTTGCGATACGCCGCTCGTGGTGTCTTACCAAATCGCACAGTCGGCTGACAATCCACCATGCAAAACCGGGCTGCTAGGCCATTGCTGTTTGCTCAAGCATTGCCAATTCACCCAAAGCATAACGCGGTGTAATGTGCTGCGGACAATTCCAATCGAAGGCCTCGATCGTGTAGACGACCACGCGTTCGATCCGAGCACGATAGGTCGGGTCTTCGACCTGTTGCAACAATTCCGGGTGCTCCTCAGCATCGAGCACGTTGGCTCGCGCCATGATTTTCAGACGGCGGCGATTGGCGTAGTCCATAAAAAACAGCGAGACACGATCATCGTGAGCCAGATTGCCGGTGGAAATATACTGCCGATTGCCGCGAAAATCGGCGAAGGCCAGGGTGCGGTCATCGAGGACTTTGAGAAACCCTCGCGGTCCGCCGCGAAATTGCATGTACGGCCAACCATCGTCGCCGACCGTTGCCATATAAAACCCATCGCGCTGGTGAATGAATACCGCTTCGCGCTCGCTCAATCGATCATCAACAACGTCCATCTCCTCCATCCGTGCCGCTTGAGAACGGGCTCCATAGCGAGACTGCGCTTGCTTGACCGATTCGGTAAATGTCAGTTCGGTATATTTACGGGGCATGGGAGATGGCTTTCTAGGTCGAGATAGAAAACAAGGCCGGCCGCACGATGGAGACCGCACGACCGGCGAGCTTGATGTTGCTGCTGCCTAGACTGCACAGGCCGTTTCCCCGAGCAAGGCGACTTCGGGAAAATCAATGTCGATCTGCCCAGCTTTGCCCAGGAAGTTGGTCCAGGTGTTCAATGCCACATGGGCAATGATCTCCACGATCTCGTCGTCGCCATAACCGGCGTCACGAACCGCTTGCAATTCCGCCGCTGTCACTTCGCCGCGACCATCCAAGACCTGCCGCGCGAATTGCACAGCAGCATCCGCTTTGGAGTCGGCCGATCCGCCTTGCCGGGCTGCCAGGATTTCGTCTTCACTCAACCCGGCTTTGCCGCCCAACATGGAATGCGCCGAGACGCAGTATTGGCACGTGTTGGCCTCCGCCATGGCTAAGGCAATCCGCTCGCGGGTCTTGAGACTTAAGTTTCCGCGCCCCAGTTGCGTATGAAAATCCAAAAAGCCAGCCAACGTCGCTGGGGAATTCGCCAGTGCCCGCATAAAGTTAGGCACGCCGCCTAATTGTTTTTGCACGCCTTGCAATAGCTCTGCGGAATCGTGATTGTCTTGTTGTGGGTCGACGAGTTGAAAACGGGCCATGATCTTTTTCCTTTGCGAATGATTCGCGGAGAGTGAAATGGGACATTGAGATTCGTCAGACAACTAGGCCGGACGAATCCGCCGCCCCGAATTGAGAAACCGTCGTATGAAATCGGACGCTCTTAAACGCCCAATGCTTGTTCGTAACGCTTTTGCGGCTGAACACCGACAATCCGTTCGACCACTTCGCCGCCCTTGAAGACGAGCACGGTCGGGATGGAGTTGATGCCATGCTGACTGGCGGTCTGCGGGTTTTCGTCGACATGCAGTTTTCCCACGACCGCTTGACCAACGTGGTCCGCCGCCAAGTTTTCGATGACCGGAGTCAGCATCCGGCAGGGAGCGCACCAATCGGCCCAAAAATCGACAAGGACAGGAACGTCACTCGCCAAGACTTCGGCAGCGAAATTGTCGTCGGTAAATTGGTGCAGGGCCTGCGTTGTTTGTGAGTTTGACATTTCGTTTACTCCTCAAATTCAGTTCTGGGGTTTGTTTCCGATTGAGACAACATGCAATGCACGTCGCGTGCCAAACGGAACAACAAAGCCATAACTCACTTCTCAGTAGAACTTTGCGACACACCACGCCAACCACCATGCACAATGACATTTCATGGAACATGATATTCCATTGCATCTCCCTGATATTTCATGCACAATAGTCCTATGCAAGATCCCAGTTGCCCCGATCATGATCTGGATTCGCTCAAATGCCTGTTACTCGACTTGGCGCGGCAGCGGAGCGTGGAGGATCTGCTACCACTGATCGTCACACGACTGTGCGATTTGAATGGAGCAGCTCTAGCGCGGATCTGGACGATTAACCCGGGCGACATTTGCGACACCTGCCCGATGCGGCAGGAATGTCCGGACCAGACGCGTTGCTTGCACCTGGTGGCCAGCGCCGGTCGCTCACTCGATGGCACGGAGGATTGGTCGGGACTCAACGGTAAGCATCGGCGGTTTCCGCTGGGAGTTCGCAAAGTGGGGCGGATCGCCGTGACAGGTGAGCAATTAGAAATGACAATTCTCAAGCCCGATGGCGAATGGATCGCTGATCCCCAGTGGGCGGTGCGGGAACACATTCGCGGGATCATTGGCCACCCACTGAGTTTCCAACAGGAAATTCTTGGAGTGCTGTTTGTCTTTTTAAGGCAACCCCCTTCGGAAGAAGCTGTCACGTGGCTGCGGATGATCGCCGACCACGCCGGCGCAGCCATTGCCAACGCGCGGGCGTTTGAGCAGATCGAACATTTGCGATCGCAACTCGAATTGGAAAACGAATACCTACGAGATGAGGTCAAAGCAGCCACCGGCAGCCCCGGCGGCGTCATCGGTCAAAGCCCTGGTTTGCGTAAGATCCTCGAACAGGTCGCACTGGTTGCAGCAACCGAAGCCACGGTGCTGATTACGGGAGAATCGGGCGTTGGCAAGGAATTGATCGCCCGCGCGATTCACGAACAAAGTCCCCGCAGTCGCGGACCGATGATTAAAGTCAATTGCGCTTCGATCCCCCGCGACCTTTTTGAAAGCGAATTCTTCGGCCACATTGAGGGGGCCTTCACCGGAGCGGTGCGCGATCGTATGGGGCGTTTTGAATTGGCCGATGGGGGGACTTTGTTTCTCGATGAAGTCGGCGAGATCCCGCTCGAAATGCAAAGTAAACTGCTTCGCGTCTTGCAGGAAGGGACCTACGAACGGATCGGCGAAGAACAGACGCGGCACGCAGACGTCCGCATTAT from Symmachiella dynata encodes:
- a CDS encoding carboxymuconolactone decarboxylase family protein, which produces MARFQLVDPQQDNHDSAELLQGVQKQLGGVPNFMRALANSPATLAGFLDFHTQLGRGNLSLKTRERIALAMAEANTCQYCVSAHSMLGGKAGLSEDEILAARQGGSADSKADAAVQFARQVLDGRGEVTAAELQAVRDAGYGDDEIVEIIAHVALNTWTNFLGKAGQIDIDFPEVALLGETACAV
- a CDS encoding alkaline phosphatase family protein, translated to MTTPSEQTAAAVSRRRFLQAAASAALVAGCGKSTRPGDSTGGAGTDAPVERMIVLGVDGMDPKLLEQFVAEGRMPNCQRLMEAGSFGNLQTCDPPQSPVAWSNFISGTNPGGHGIFDFIARDPKTMQPFHSTAQPEPASGMLSLGGWQVPLSPGRIENRRQGKTFWNDLQDSGVPCTIFRVPANFPATDSDATTLSGMGTPDLQGGYGTFSYFTDHSRQRTRDVPGGNIQKVAVRDHVVECSLKGPVNSFLAEETSSEVPFQVYLDPQRPLAKIVFPDAEVLLREGEWSDWIVVKFPMLPHVVEVSGICRVLLKKAQDGFGLYVSPVNIDPSDSSMPISTPPDYAQRLVREMGYFYTQGMIEDTSALSAGILTPDEYRQQSTFVIEERMRFFEHELERFEDGFLFFYFSSLDLNSHVFWRTRDREHPAYSQELADQHGDFIPELYGKLDRAIGQAMEKADENTLLMVMSDHGFTSFRRQFNLNSWLMDNGYVGAKNPAKRGVDSYLKDVDWPNTRAYGLGINGLYLNLAGRETQGTVAQGSEAEELKSELIARLKEVRDPENGEQVIANVFRAEEIYSGPYLQDAPDLIVAYSNYYRASWDTVLGAFPRQHLLDNTDAWSGDHCVNSQIVPGVLLCNRAIQKTDPNLTDLAPTILSAFGVPVPEEMSGQNIL
- a CDS encoding alkaline phosphatase family protein; translated protein: MIPTFYEMIATAAPVLAPNLAYIGPGAGFTFLSSFLVLFAAIGLLLISLATWPIRFVTQWVRRIRSGVSGGVSRVVVVGLDGLDPERVRRLIDEGRLPNFKALKDEGTFSELGTTLPPISPVAWSSFMTGVNPGKHNIFDFLNRDLRSYLPELSSAKVTSAGKTSLLSKIGLGGSGIRLLRKNQPFWRVLGKYGIFSTILRVPITFPPEKFFGLTLSAMCTPDLRGTQGTFTMYSSNETECKDSTGGVWIHVTEANNRIETSLSGPPNEAGRQPAELTLPLIIQRRPKDDGVDATISGQTIHLRPGEYSEWVHLTFRCGWLKRVHGICRFRLESASPDFRLYVTPINLDPERPAMPISAPLYYSLYLGKLHSSFATLGLAEDMWALNSGAIDEQAFLDQAYDIHAERETMFFDALKRTRRGLCMCVFDGSDRIQHMFYRHNRKDHPANEGKDSDRHAHVLDDMYERMDGLVGRVRDSIDEDTVLMVLSDHGFCDFSRAMNLNYWLREKGYLVMDESATPGDYFAGVDWSRTRAYSLGLNGIYLNRVGRESKGCVPAEQAAELRTEIADALRHMMDDEKQCRAIREVYDSRQVYSGSYVDNGPDLIVGFEKGYRVSWETAVGGSEGPMFYDNTRYWSGDHCVDPQLVPGVFLSNQQFSDEKPAITDLAPTILNLFGVPVPPYMDGKALTRNGKPQLPTVETAESNVSSVEVTA
- a CDS encoding creatininase family protein — encoded protein: MRPWILSEVNYGFVKDHHYDVAVLPMGATEPHNLHLPYGTDTLESEVIGGLACEAAFQRGVRVVMLPAIPYGTETNQSAFHLSMNLNPSTLGLVITDLVQSLVNHGVHKIVILNSHGGNEFKPLLRELHGQTPAHLFLCDWFRGISADLQKDIFTEAGDHAGEMETAIGLAYFADLVATDPDTGAIEADDGAVNPTRFDAVNRGWVSITRRWDLLTTNTGSGNPHPATADKGRRLVEGVVERLSGFLVELADSETDQQFPF
- a CDS encoding pyridoxamine 5'-phosphate oxidase family protein produces the protein MPRKYTELTFTESVKQAQSRYGARSQAARMEEMDVVDDRLSEREAVFIHQRDGFYMATVGDDGWPYMQFRGGPRGFLKVLDDRTLAFADFRGNRQYISTGNLAHDDRVSLFFMDYANRRRLKIMARANVLDAEEHPELLQQVEDPTYRARIERVVVYTIEAFDWNCPQHITPRYALGELAMLEQTAMA
- a CDS encoding sigma-54-dependent Fis family transcriptional regulator; amino-acid sequence: MHNSPMQDPSCPDHDLDSLKCLLLDLARQRSVEDLLPLIVTRLCDLNGAALARIWTINPGDICDTCPMRQECPDQTRCLHLVASAGRSLDGTEDWSGLNGKHRRFPLGVRKVGRIAVTGEQLEMTILKPDGEWIADPQWAVREHIRGIIGHPLSFQQEILGVLFVFLRQPPSEEAVTWLRMIADHAGAAIANARAFEQIEHLRSQLELENEYLRDEVKAATGSPGGVIGQSPGLRKILEQVALVAATEATVLITGESGVGKELIARAIHEQSPRSRGPMIKVNCASIPRDLFESEFFGHIEGAFTGAVRDRMGRFELADGGTLFLDEVGEIPLEMQSKLLRVLQEGTYERIGEEQTRHADVRIIAATNRDLQQEVEAKRFRQDLYYRLSVFPIDMIPLRQRKEDIPELAATFLETQSRKLGLSVPPLKKKHIRDLQTYDWPGNVRELQNVIERAVIRARTGPLQFDLPTTAATVSPVDVESANESREPLTDREMKQLERSNLQAVLKLTGGKIYGTGGAAEYLGVHPATLSSRLKALDIKRPSR
- the trxA gene encoding thioredoxin, which translates into the protein MSNSQTTQALHQFTDDNFAAEVLASDVPVLVDFWADWCAPCRMLTPVIENLAADHVGQAVVGKLHVDENPQTASQHGINSIPTVLVFKGGEVVERIVGVQPQKRYEQALGV
- a CDS encoding sulfatase-like hydrolase/transferase → MRGKSFFSRRMWIVACALLVLVGAGGLRWYWKSPRPNIILVTFDTTRADHLGAYGYEQGLTTAFDDFAKRGVLFEQAYAPAPITLPSHTTMLTGLYPPEHGLRVNGAGALASEIPLLPEILQEHGYQTGAFIAAAPVLGAQFGLNRGFDNYDDAPAKMLSRTRSYGVARRDGEEVVDLALEWLGLRTAEPFFCWIHLYDAHGPYDPFTEVYQDRFANKPYDAGVAWEVQQFDRVNEFLKENGLESNTLVVVAGDHGEGLDDHGEYEHGMLVYNTTVHVPFAFAGPQFVKPGTRVREVVSLVDIMPTLLDVLEIPAPERMSGRSLLPALKGESIESQDCYAESEMPYYMNRWCPPRTVISEQWKYIQSTRPELYNLEEDPEELNNLFDTVGEEANRLQALLTNMLESFQRTQAGEVDLSEQDVANLRSLGYVAGGTSSEEDAVVTTDQSLIDVKDMVPFVSKFEEAKHIVAEGHQEEAMVLLQEIADATEDYPEADLRLGDLLADAGRHEEAVTVYRSVLARRPDFVSAYFKLGGVLATQGKFEEVEANFREFIKANPDDPAGHLELANVLGRLGKYEEAISEFREALRLAPDSVAANVYLGHLLARLQRPKEAVGYLEKAIEVDPRNVAAHENLMMVLAQTGQPAKGIQIGLRAITLNPKSFETRFNLGLMLVQNQQYADGIHQLREAQKIRPDDPRPTQQIRQIEAALRKGSR